In Providencia zhijiangensis, a single window of DNA contains:
- a CDS encoding 1,4-dihydroxy-2-naphthoate polyprenyltransferase, with protein sequence MNSSSISRKQAWLESLRPKTLPLGVIAIVTGSALTYFTGNFKWPVALLSIITAGLLQILSNLANDYGDAIKGSDTAERIGPLRGMQKGVITKEDMKKALKLNIFAACLSGLLLIIVACEKPEDAIGFLGLGLVAIVAAITYTVGKKPYGYLGLGDISVLIFFGWLSVIGTFYLQANSFNIITVLPATACGLLSVAVLNINNMRDIENDIKAGKNTLAVRLGPQGARMYHAIIIIVSILCLVFFNLLYLTGWAGWLFLLAVPMLMNHVRKVLSDPTPEGMRPMLENMVKIALVTNVLFSLGVILSK encoded by the coding sequence ATGAACTCATCTTCAATCAGCCGCAAACAAGCTTGGCTAGAAAGTTTACGACCAAAAACCCTGCCATTAGGGGTGATTGCCATCGTCACTGGATCCGCATTGACCTATTTCACGGGTAACTTTAAGTGGCCAGTCGCTCTGCTTTCTATTATCACAGCGGGCTTATTACAAATTTTATCTAACCTCGCCAATGACTATGGCGATGCGATTAAAGGTTCAGACACCGCTGAACGCATCGGGCCTCTGCGCGGAATGCAAAAAGGCGTTATCACCAAAGAAGATATGAAAAAAGCGCTGAAGCTGAATATCTTCGCGGCTTGCCTTTCTGGCCTATTGTTGATTATTGTCGCGTGCGAAAAACCAGAAGATGCCATCGGATTCCTTGGCTTAGGGTTAGTGGCTATCGTGGCTGCCATCACTTATACCGTCGGTAAAAAACCTTATGGCTACCTTGGCCTTGGGGATATTTCCGTTCTCATTTTCTTTGGCTGGTTAAGTGTGATTGGTACTTTTTACCTACAAGCGAACAGCTTTAATATCATCACTGTCCTGCCAGCAACAGCTTGCGGTTTACTGTCTGTGGCTGTTTTAAATATCAACAATATGCGTGATATTGAAAACGACATTAAAGCAGGTAAAAATACGTTGGCAGTGCGCTTAGGCCCACAAGGCGCGCGCATGTACCACGCCATTATCATCATCGTTTCCATCTTATGTTTGGTATTTTTCAATTTACTCTATTTAACAGGTTGGGCGGGCTGGTTATTCTTATTGGCGGTGCCAATGCTGATGAACCATGTGCGCAAAGTCCTTTCTGATCCTACCCCTGAAGGGATGCGCCCAATGCTAGAAAACATGGTGAAAATCGCTTTAGTCACCAACGTTTTATTCTCCCTCGGGGTTATCCTGAGTAAATAG
- the ftsN gene encoding cell division protein FtsN: MAQKDYVARGRSSARKKGKGKSKKAQGLPLTTLIVAVAIVVLFVGGLFFITHNKKEAPQTALPTQAAKPGSTLPPKPEEPWRYKRELEEPWQDYTSPSQPSTNSGNIRQSDLTTEQRQLLEQMDSDRRQPVTNLQEVPFNGKPVPRSQVVINEPAKPVETPTQRKPSIIEPKPETRPVAPVQPATKPEVKPEPKPETAPVNKMQNMLVQCGSFKTAEQAESVRATLAFAGIESRVTAGGGWHRIVLGPYSKSTAESMRDRAAGVGVSGCILRASGG; this comes from the coding sequence GTGGCACAAAAAGATTATGTAGCTCGAGGACGGTCGTCCGCTCGTAAAAAAGGCAAAGGCAAATCGAAGAAAGCCCAAGGGCTACCACTAACCACATTAATTGTGGCGGTCGCTATTGTGGTGTTATTCGTGGGTGGCCTATTTTTTATTACTCATAATAAAAAAGAAGCGCCTCAAACTGCACTCCCCACTCAAGCTGCAAAACCGGGTAGCACGCTGCCACCTAAACCTGAAGAACCTTGGCGCTATAAAAGAGAGCTGGAAGAGCCTTGGCAAGATTATACTTCGCCATCGCAACCTAGCACAAATAGTGGCAATATTCGTCAGTCTGATCTCACTACCGAACAGCGCCAGTTGTTAGAACAAATGGATTCTGATCGTCGTCAACCTGTGACCAACCTGCAAGAAGTACCATTTAATGGTAAGCCGGTACCGCGTTCACAAGTCGTGATCAACGAACCTGCTAAGCCGGTCGAAACTCCGACCCAACGCAAACCGTCGATTATTGAGCCAAAACCTGAAACACGCCCAGTTGCGCCAGTTCAGCCTGCCACAAAACCGGAAGTAAAACCTGAGCCTAAACCTGAAACAGCGCCTGTAAATAAAATGCAGAATATGCTCGTGCAATGCGGTTCATTTAAAACGGCAGAACAGGCTGAGTCAGTACGTGCCACTCTCGCATTTGCGGGTATCGAAAGTCGCGTCACCGCAGGTGGTGGCTGGCATCGTATCGTATTAGGCCCATATTCTAAGTCCACCGCTGAAAGCATGCGTGACCGTGCAGCAGGCGTTGGTGTGAGCGGTTGTATTCTTCGTGCTTCTGGGGGTTGA
- a CDS encoding MIP/aquaporin family protein produces the protein MSKMTPSTLTGQCISEFLGTALLVFFGLGCVAAVRIAGAQLGLWEISVIWGFGVALAVYLTAGISGAHLNPAVTLALWLFACFDKRKVVPYIIAQMLGGFCAAALVYSMYSPVFFDYEQVHHIVRGTQESLFTAGVFSTYPAPQISVLHAFFIEVVIAAILVCLILGLTDDGNGVPKGPLAPLLIGILIAVIGGSFGPLTGFALNPARDFGPKVVAYLAGWGDIALTGGRDIPYFLVPLTAPIVGGLLGAFGYRKLIGRHLPCMTCESDEEEKKSS, from the coding sequence ATGAGCAAAATGACACCTTCAACACTGACAGGTCAGTGTATATCGGAGTTTCTTGGAACTGCTCTGTTGGTTTTTTTTGGTTTAGGATGTGTCGCAGCTGTACGTATTGCGGGTGCCCAGTTAGGCCTTTGGGAAATTAGTGTGATTTGGGGCTTCGGCGTCGCGCTGGCAGTTTACCTAACTGCGGGCATCTCTGGCGCTCACTTAAACCCTGCCGTCACATTAGCATTATGGTTATTCGCGTGTTTCGATAAGCGAAAAGTAGTTCCTTACATTATCGCTCAAATGCTCGGGGGCTTTTGTGCTGCTGCCCTAGTTTACTCCATGTATTCCCCTGTCTTTTTCGATTACGAACAAGTTCACCATATTGTTCGTGGCACGCAAGAAAGTTTATTTACTGCGGGTGTCTTCTCAACTTACCCTGCGCCACAAATCAGCGTGCTCCACGCATTCTTTATTGAAGTGGTGATTGCCGCCATTTTAGTCTGCTTAATTTTAGGTTTAACCGATGATGGTAACGGTGTTCCTAAAGGTCCATTAGCGCCATTATTGATTGGTATCTTAATTGCGGTTATCGGCGGCTCTTTTGGTCCATTGACTGGATTCGCCTTAAACCCAGCGCGTGACTTTGGCCCGAAAGTCGTGGCTTATTTAGCCGGATGGGGTGATATTGCCCTGACAGGTGGACGTGATATTCCTTATTTCCTTGTCCCATTGACTGCACCGATTGTTGGTGGTTTGCTAGGGGCATTCGGTTATCGCAAATTAATTGGTCGCCATCTGCCTTGCATGACTTGCGAGTCTGATGAAGAAGAGAAAAAATCCTCTTAA
- the hslU gene encoding HslU--HslV peptidase ATPase subunit: MSEMTPREIVSELDNHIIGQHKAKRSVAIALRNRWRRMQLNEHLRHEVTPKNILMIGPTGVGKTEIARRLAKLANAPFIKVEATKFTEVGYVGKEVDSIIRDLTDSAVKMVRLQSIEKNRYRAEEMAEERILDVLIPPAKNNWGQAEPVDEQSPARQAFRKKLREGQLDDKEIEIEVSAAPMGVEIMAPPGMEEMTNQLQSMFQNLAGQKQKPRKMKIKEAFKLLVEEEAAKLVNPEELKEQAIEAVEQNGIVFIDEFDKICKRGGQSSGPDVSREGVQRDLLPLIEGCTISTKHGMVKTDHILFIASGAFQVSSPSDLIPELQGRLPIRVELQALTTEDFERILTEPNASLTEQYKALMATEGVSVEFTADGIRKIAESAWQVNESTENIGARRLHTVLERLMEDISFDASERDGQSITIDAEYVRQHLDELVADEDLSRFIL; encoded by the coding sequence ATGTCCGAAATGACTCCACGCGAAATTGTCAGCGAACTCGACAACCATATTATTGGCCAACATAAAGCTAAACGTTCTGTTGCTATTGCCCTGCGTAACCGCTGGCGCCGTATGCAGTTAAATGAGCATTTACGCCATGAAGTGACTCCAAAAAACATTCTGATGATTGGTCCTACCGGGGTAGGTAAAACCGAAATCGCACGCCGTTTAGCCAAACTGGCAAATGCGCCATTCATCAAGGTTGAAGCTACTAAGTTCACGGAAGTGGGCTATGTAGGTAAAGAAGTTGACTCTATCATCCGCGATCTTACCGATTCTGCGGTAAAAATGGTGCGTTTACAGTCTATCGAGAAAAACCGTTATCGTGCCGAAGAGATGGCGGAAGAACGCATTCTTGATGTGTTGATCCCACCAGCAAAAAATAACTGGGGACAAGCAGAACCTGTTGATGAGCAATCACCAGCACGCCAAGCATTCCGTAAGAAATTACGTGAAGGCCAATTAGACGATAAAGAAATTGAAATTGAAGTTTCCGCAGCACCAATGGGCGTTGAAATCATGGCTCCTCCGGGCATGGAAGAGATGACCAACCAACTGCAATCTATGTTCCAAAACTTAGCAGGTCAAAAGCAGAAGCCTCGTAAGATGAAAATCAAAGAAGCTTTTAAACTGCTGGTGGAAGAAGAAGCGGCAAAACTGGTTAATCCTGAAGAGCTGAAAGAACAAGCCATTGAAGCCGTTGAACAAAACGGTATCGTGTTTATTGATGAGTTCGATAAAATCTGTAAACGTGGCGGTCAAAGTTCAGGCCCTGATGTGTCCCGTGAAGGGGTACAACGTGACCTGCTGCCATTAATCGAAGGCTGCACCATCTCAACTAAGCACGGTATGGTGAAAACTGACCACATCCTGTTTATCGCATCTGGGGCATTCCAAGTCTCTAGCCCATCTGATTTGATCCCAGAATTGCAAGGTCGTCTGCCAATTCGAGTTGAGCTCCAGGCTCTAACGACTGAAGATTTCGAACGCATCTTAACTGAGCCTAATGCATCTTTGACTGAACAGTACAAAGCGCTGATGGCAACAGAAGGTGTTAGCGTCGAATTCACCGCGGATGGTATTCGCAAAATTGCAGAGTCTGCATGGCAAGTGAATGAATCAACTGAGAATATCGGTGCGCGTCGTTTACATACTGTGCTAGAACGCCTGATGGAAGATATCTCTTTCGACGCCAGCGAGCGTGACGGACAAAGCATTACAATCGATGCAGAGTATGTTCGCCAGCACTTAGACGAACTGGTAGCAGACGAAGACCTGAGTAGATTTATTTTATAA
- a CDS encoding outer membrane protein: MKNLLLALSCLLFANLAMASSNNGVYISSKIGVSVLNIYDSKFEYSDEKKPDYKMLKFNDKSHPAFGNFIGIGYDFYNQFSVPIRTELEVGMRGKVSNTHSLNALSTVPNSSAEMKNEATLTTVMLNSYYDMKNQTAFTPYISFGFGLASTRYENTQRSEFEIFGLKQRSNQSKSDRINKLAWSLGLGSRYAVSDNLSFDLGYRFTEAGKYKISMQNAFDKDATDTSTINLASHDFMFGVAYRF, encoded by the coding sequence ATGAAAAATTTACTTTTAGCCTTGAGTTGCTTGTTGTTTGCTAATTTAGCAATGGCATCCAGTAATAACGGTGTGTATATATCAAGTAAAATTGGTGTATCTGTCTTGAATATATATGATTCTAAATTCGAATACAGCGATGAAAAAAAGCCCGATTATAAAATGCTGAAGTTTAATGATAAAAGTCATCCCGCTTTTGGTAATTTTATCGGTATTGGCTACGATTTTTATAATCAATTCTCTGTGCCTATCCGTACAGAGTTAGAAGTGGGTATGCGAGGAAAAGTGAGCAACACCCATAGCCTTAATGCACTTTCCACTGTTCCAAATAGTTCAGCTGAGATGAAAAACGAAGCCACACTGACAACTGTCATGCTGAATAGCTACTATGATATGAAAAACCAAACTGCCTTCACGCCATATATTTCTTTTGGGTTCGGATTGGCAAGTACGCGGTATGAAAATACACAACGGTCAGAATTCGAAATTTTTGGCCTTAAACAACGTTCCAATCAATCAAAATCAGATAGAATCAATAAGTTAGCATGGAGCTTGGGACTGGGTAGCCGGTATGCGGTCAGTGATAACCTTTCATTTGACTTAGGTTATCGGTTTACTGAGGCGGGGAAATATAAAATTTCCATGCAGAATGCTTTCGACAAAGATGCCACTGACACCTCAACCATAAACCTGGCCAGCCATGACTTTATGTTTGGTGTCGCTTACCGTTTTTAA
- the cytR gene encoding DNA-binding transcriptional regulator CytR: protein MESKKHNNTATMKDVANAAGVSTATVSRTLMNPEKVSLQTRQKVEQAVLDVGYYPHNLARSYKRNESKTILAIVPDISDPFFSDVICGIEEVAAHEGYFVLIGDCKHQQKQENAFINLIITKQIDGMVLLGSNLPFDVSTEEQKNLPPIVMANEFAPELKLPTVHIDNLTAAFNATHYLLKQGHKRIACIAGPEEMPHSQYRLEGYKKAMLRTGEGLKESYIVRGDFSHESGAEALKTLLSLPEPPTAVFCHTDIMAFGAMWQAKKMVLKIPDDISFVGFDNLEQAKYTLPALTTINHPRREIGRHAMLLLLEQLHGNSVTAGSRLLDSDLIVRESTKAPKC, encoded by the coding sequence GTGGAAAGTAAAAAGCACAATAATACGGCGACCATGAAAGATGTCGCGAACGCAGCAGGCGTATCAACAGCCACCGTTTCTCGGACATTGATGAACCCTGAAAAAGTCTCCCTACAAACACGTCAAAAAGTTGAGCAAGCCGTCTTAGACGTTGGCTATTATCCTCATAACCTCGCCCGCAGCTATAAACGCAATGAATCCAAAACTATTCTCGCGATCGTCCCAGACATTAGCGATCCCTTCTTCAGCGATGTGATCTGCGGCATTGAAGAAGTGGCAGCCCACGAAGGTTACTTTGTGCTGATTGGCGACTGTAAACATCAGCAGAAACAAGAAAATGCCTTTATTAACCTAATAATTACCAAACAGATTGATGGCATGGTTCTGTTGGGATCTAACTTACCGTTTGATGTTTCAACCGAAGAACAAAAAAACCTACCGCCAATTGTGATGGCCAACGAATTCGCGCCGGAATTAAAACTTCCAACGGTGCATATTGATAACCTCACCGCGGCATTCAATGCTACCCACTACCTGCTAAAACAAGGTCATAAACGTATTGCTTGTATCGCAGGTCCTGAGGAAATGCCACATAGCCAATACCGTTTAGAAGGATATAAAAAAGCGATGTTACGTACTGGCGAAGGGCTAAAAGAGAGCTATATTGTGCGTGGGGATTTCTCTCATGAAAGTGGTGCTGAAGCATTAAAAACATTACTTTCATTGCCTGAGCCACCGACAGCCGTTTTCTGCCATACTGATATCATGGCATTCGGTGCAATGTGGCAAGCGAAGAAAATGGTGCTAAAAATTCCCGACGATATCTCTTTTGTCGGTTTTGATAACCTCGAGCAAGCCAAATACACCTTACCCGCACTGACGACCATCAATCACCCTCGCAGGGAAATTGGTCGCCACGCGATGCTATTATTGCTAGAACAGCTACACGGAAATAGTGTCACCGCAGGTTCTCGTCTCCTAGATTCTGATTTAATCGTGAGAGAGAGTACAAAAGCGCCTAAATGCTAG
- the hslV gene encoding ATP-dependent protease subunit HslV: MTTIVSVRRNGQVVIGGDGQATMGNTVMKGNVRKVRRLYNDKVIAGFAGGTADAFTLFELFERKLELHQGHLTKAAVELAKDWRTDRMLRKLEALLAVADEHTSLIITGNGDVVQPENDLIAIGSGGPYAQSAARALLENTDLSAREIAEKALAIAGDICIYTNHNVNFEEISSKS; the protein is encoded by the coding sequence ATGACAACAATCGTAAGTGTTCGCCGTAATGGCCAAGTTGTAATCGGTGGTGATGGACAGGCGACGATGGGTAATACCGTCATGAAAGGCAATGTCCGCAAAGTACGCCGTTTATATAACGACAAAGTCATTGCAGGATTTGCCGGTGGCACCGCAGACGCATTCACTCTCTTTGAACTGTTCGAGCGCAAGCTTGAACTCCATCAAGGACACCTCACTAAAGCGGCGGTGGAATTAGCCAAAGATTGGCGTACCGACCGCATGCTGCGCAAATTAGAAGCGCTGCTTGCCGTCGCTGATGAACACACTTCATTAATTATTACGGGTAATGGTGACGTCGTTCAGCCTGAAAACGACCTGATTGCGATTGGCTCCGGTGGCCCATATGCACAATCCGCAGCACGCGCCCTTCTCGAAAATACAGACTTAAGCGCTCGCGAAATCGCGGAAAAAGCCCTCGCGATAGCGGGAGATATCTGTATTTACACCAACCATAATGTCAACTTTGAAGAAATTTCTTCAAAATCATAA
- a CDS encoding outer membrane protein gives MKKIIAVSLLSLVSSAAFAGAESLYVSGKIGASIVQVSNQKWETSDNEFEKTNLGNTNDSVFGGNIAVGYDFSKTTTLPLRTELEFGMREKASTSHNLNSFNDQKGFSSSDDVKTDITLNTVMINTYYDFKNDTKFTPYVSVGLGMASINHKMRYDYNDHDVGLNQFTHEKYTKSKTTTNFAWSVGLGSQYRVNNHVSLDMGYRFLDAGKSEASYYADSQENTSKVKVRSHDIMFGVTYRF, from the coding sequence ATGAAAAAAATTATTGCCGTATCTCTACTCAGTTTGGTGTCTAGTGCTGCCTTTGCAGGGGCAGAAAGCCTGTATGTCTCAGGTAAAATCGGGGCTTCAATTGTCCAAGTTTCCAATCAAAAATGGGAAACCAGTGATAACGAATTTGAAAAAACCAATCTCGGAAATACCAATGATTCTGTTTTCGGTGGCAACATTGCCGTCGGTTACGATTTCTCTAAAACCACCACGTTACCTCTGCGTACTGAACTTGAATTTGGTATGCGAGAAAAAGCCTCCACTAGCCATAATCTCAACTCTTTCAATGACCAAAAGGGTTTCAGCAGCTCCGATGATGTTAAAACTGATATCACCTTAAATACCGTGATGATCAATACCTATTATGATTTCAAGAATGACACCAAATTTACGCCATATGTCAGTGTTGGGTTAGGTATGGCAAGCATTAACCACAAAATGCGTTATGACTATAATGATCATGATGTCGGTTTAAACCAGTTCACCCACGAGAAATACACTAAATCCAAAACCACCACTAACTTTGCGTGGAGCGTCGGTTTAGGTTCACAGTACAGAGTGAATAATCACGTTTCATTAGATATGGGATACCGCTTCTTAGATGCAGGAAAATCTGAAGCGAGTTACTACGCAGATAGCCAAGAAAACACCTCAAAAGTGAAAGTCAGAAGCCATGACATTATGTTTGGTGTAACTTACCGTTTCTAA
- the rraA gene encoding ribonuclease E activity regulator RraA, with protein MKYDTSELCDIYQESVNVVEPLFSNFGGRTSFGGQIITVKCFEDNGILYDLLEEDGHGRILLVDGGGSVRKALIDAELARLAVDNGWEGIVVYGAVRQVDALMELDLGIQAVAAIPAGCPDEGIGESDIRVNFGGVTFFSGDYLYADNTGMILSEEPLTQAANDDFDEAIDE; from the coding sequence ATGAAATATGATACTTCCGAACTCTGCGACATCTACCAAGAAAGCGTTAATGTAGTAGAACCTTTATTCTCCAACTTTGGTGGACGTACTTCATTTGGCGGTCAAATCATTACAGTAAAATGCTTTGAAGATAATGGCATTCTGTATGATTTGCTGGAAGAAGACGGCCATGGGCGCATCTTGCTGGTGGATGGCGGTGGTTCAGTGCGTAAAGCACTGATTGACGCTGAACTCGCTCGATTAGCGGTAGACAATGGCTGGGAAGGTATTGTGGTTTACGGTGCCGTCCGTCAAGTGGATGCATTAATGGAGTTAGATCTCGGCATCCAAGCTGTTGCTGCAATCCCTGCGGGTTGCCCTGACGAAGGTATCGGCGAAAGCGATATCCGCGTTAATTTTGGCGGCGTGACGTTCTTCTCTGGCGATTATCTATATGCCGATAACACGGGTATGATTTTATCCGAAGAACCACTGACCCAAGCAGCTAACGACGATTTCGACGAAGCCATCGACGAATAA
- the zapB gene encoding cell division protein ZapB: MSFEVFEKLESKVQQAIDTIALMQMEIDELKEQNSALSQELQTNKSGTESLVRENEQLKQEQATWQERLRTLLGKMEEV, encoded by the coding sequence ATGTCATTTGAAGTATTTGAGAAACTAGAATCCAAAGTTCAGCAAGCCATCGATACCATCGCATTAATGCAGATGGAAATTGATGAACTGAAAGAACAAAACAGTGCATTAAGCCAAGAGTTACAAACCAACAAATCAGGTACTGAATCACTGGTTCGTGAAAATGAACAGCTGAAGCAAGAGCAGGCAACTTGGCAGGAGAGGTTACGGACGCTTCTCGGCAAGATGGAAGAAGTTTAA
- the rpmE gene encoding 50S ribosomal protein L31 — MKKGIHPKYEEVTATCSCGNVMKINSTAGHSLNLDVCGNCHPFYTGKQRDVATGGRVDRFNQRFSIPGAKK; from the coding sequence ATGAAAAAAGGTATTCACCCTAAATACGAAGAAGTTACTGCAACTTGTTCTTGCGGCAACGTAATGAAAATCAACTCAACAGCTGGTCACTCTCTGAACCTGGACGTTTGTGGTAACTGCCACCCGTTCTATACTGGTAAACAACGTGATGTTGCTACCGGTGGTCGTGTTGATCGCTTCAACCAGCGTTTCAGCATCCCAGGTGCTAAAAAGTAA
- the priA gene encoding primosomal protein N' has translation MIVVQVALPVPLNRTFDYLLGANMPVPVIGGRVMVPFGKRQALGVVVNLSDKSEFPEDQLKTVELVLDSQTLFPDDLWQLLLWSSQYYHYPIGEVLFHAMPTLLRQGKPAEFTPIWQWQVTEEGQAADLNELKRSPKQQQALALLRRRPVYRHQVGELEISESALQALKKKQYAELHPVQPVAEKWQSQFTVSGERLRLNSEQATAVGAIRAEDDNFSPWLLAGITGSGKTEVYLSVLENILAQGKQALVLVPEIGLTPQTINRFRERFNVPVDVLHSALNDSERLAVWLRAKQGSNGIIIGTRSALFTPFARLGIIIIDEEHDSSYKQQDGWRYHARDLAVFRAKKENIPIIMGTATPSLETLSNVQQNKYRQLNLTIRAGNARPAEQHLIDLKGQPLKFGLSHLLIQHIKNHLAQNNQVILFLNRRGYSPALICHECGWIAECQRCDHYYTLHQNFHQLRCHHCDSQRPVPRQCPQCGSTHLVPVGMGTEQLEEGISELFPDVPVTRIDRDTTSRKGELEQHLNAVHEGGARILIGTQMLAKGHHFPDVTLVALLDVDGALFSSDFRAAERFAQLYVQVSGRAGRAGKQGEVFLQTHHPEHPLLLTLLESGYNAFSTEALEERRVAMLPPFTSHILIRSEDHNNQDSRQFLQNVRQYISQHPQSDSRLWILGPAPSIQAKRGGRFRWQLLLQHPSRAYLQQFMAQLLPELLKQPESRKVKWNIDVDPTDG, from the coding sequence ATGATCGTCGTTCAGGTGGCGTTACCTGTTCCTTTAAATCGCACATTTGATTATCTCTTGGGTGCAAATATGCCAGTCCCCGTCATCGGTGGGCGAGTCATGGTACCTTTTGGCAAACGCCAAGCCCTTGGTGTGGTTGTCAATCTGAGCGATAAAAGCGAGTTTCCCGAAGACCAACTCAAAACCGTGGAGCTAGTATTAGATTCACAAACTCTGTTCCCCGATGATCTCTGGCAACTGCTGCTGTGGTCATCTCAATATTACCATTACCCAATTGGCGAAGTGCTATTTCACGCGATGCCGACCTTACTGCGCCAAGGAAAACCCGCTGAGTTTACCCCGATCTGGCAATGGCAAGTGACTGAAGAGGGTCAGGCGGCGGATCTGAATGAACTAAAACGATCCCCAAAACAGCAGCAAGCGTTAGCGTTATTACGCCGCCGTCCGGTTTATCGCCATCAAGTTGGTGAGCTTGAAATCAGTGAAAGCGCCCTGCAAGCTTTGAAGAAAAAACAGTATGCCGAGTTGCATCCTGTTCAACCGGTTGCGGAAAAGTGGCAATCGCAATTTACCGTGAGTGGAGAACGTTTACGACTCAATAGCGAGCAAGCCACCGCTGTAGGCGCAATTCGCGCAGAAGATGATAATTTTTCGCCGTGGTTACTCGCGGGGATCACCGGATCAGGAAAAACCGAAGTCTACCTGAGCGTGTTAGAAAATATTCTGGCTCAAGGTAAGCAGGCGCTGGTATTAGTCCCTGAAATTGGCTTAACGCCACAAACCATTAATCGCTTCCGTGAACGCTTTAATGTACCTGTCGATGTTTTGCACTCTGCACTCAATGACAGTGAGCGCTTAGCGGTTTGGCTGCGCGCCAAGCAGGGTTCTAACGGTATTATCATCGGGACTCGCTCTGCCTTGTTCACACCATTTGCCCGTCTTGGCATTATTATTATTGATGAAGAGCATGACAGTTCGTATAAACAGCAAGATGGCTGGCGCTACCATGCCCGTGATTTAGCGGTTTTCCGTGCAAAAAAAGAAAATATTCCAATTATCATGGGAACTGCGACGCCATCACTCGAAACACTGAGCAATGTGCAACAGAATAAATATCGCCAATTAAATTTGACGATCCGCGCAGGCAATGCCCGTCCCGCTGAGCAGCATTTGATTGATTTAAAAGGACAGCCACTTAAATTTGGGCTGTCCCATTTACTGATCCAACATATTAAAAATCACCTCGCACAAAATAATCAGGTGATTTTGTTTCTAAATCGCCGAGGTTATTCCCCAGCACTTATCTGCCATGAATGTGGTTGGATAGCGGAATGCCAGCGTTGCGACCATTACTATACGCTGCACCAAAATTTTCATCAGCTACGTTGCCATCACTGTGATAGCCAGCGCCCTGTCCCACGCCAATGCCCACAATGTGGATCAACACATTTAGTCCCTGTTGGGATGGGAACCGAGCAACTGGAAGAAGGGATTTCCGAGCTATTTCCAGATGTACCCGTGACTCGTATCGACCGAGATACCACCAGCCGTAAAGGCGAACTGGAGCAACATTTGAACGCTGTGCATGAAGGCGGCGCACGAATTTTGATCGGCACACAAATGCTGGCGAAAGGACACCACTTTCCTGATGTGACTCTCGTGGCATTGCTGGATGTCGATGGCGCCTTATTTTCGAGTGACTTTAGAGCTGCCGAACGTTTCGCACAATTATATGTACAGGTTTCTGGACGAGCGGGACGAGCAGGCAAGCAAGGTGAAGTGTTCTTACAAACTCACCACCCAGAGCACCCTCTTTTGCTCACCTTATTAGAAAGTGGCTATAACGCCTTCTCCACAGAAGCCCTTGAAGAGCGCCGAGTGGCAATGCTCCCACCGTTTACTAGCCACATTCTTATTCGATCTGAAGATCATAATAATCAGGATTCAAGGCAGTTTTTACAGAATGTTCGCCAATATATTAGCCAGCACCCACAAAGTGACTCGCGCTTATGGATTTTAGGCCCTGCACCGTCCATTCAAGCTAAACGAGGCGGACGTTTTCGCTGGCAACTTTTATTGCAGCATCCATCACGCGCCTATCTGCAACAGTTTATGGCGCAATTATTACCTGAGTTACTAAAACAACCGGAAAGCCGTAAGGTAAAATGGAATATTGATGTGGATCCTACGGACGGTTAA